The following coding sequences lie in one Arachis ipaensis cultivar K30076 chromosome B03, Araip1.1, whole genome shotgun sequence genomic window:
- the LOC107630681 gene encoding DNA-directed RNA polymerases II, IV and V subunit 12 has protein sequence MSRFREPKDCELLREKPSSSMDPQAEPVSYICRDCGMENTLKPGDVIQCRECGYRILYKKRTRRIVQYEAH, from the exons ATGTCTCGCTTCCGTGAGCCCAAGGACTGCGAGCTCCTCCGCGag AAACCCTCATCATCAATGGATCCTCAAGCTGAGCCAGTTAGCTACATCTGCAGAG ATTGTGGTATGGAGAATACGCTGAAACCAGGTGATGTTATACAGTGCAGAGAGTGTGGTTACCGTATCCTTTACAAGAAGCGCACTCGTCGCA TTGTCCAGTATGAGGCACATTGA